Within Streptomyces sp. SS1-1, the genomic segment CGGAGTGCGCCTCGCTCGGGAAGGTCCCGCCGACGACGTCCTCGGCGAACGCCTTGGCAGCGTCGCCCATGACCCGGCGCAGGTCGGCGTACTGCTGGACGAACTTCGGTACGCGGCCGCCGGTCAGGCCCATCATGTCGGTCCACACGAGGACCTGGGCGTCGGTCTCGGGGCCGGCGCCGATGCCGACGGTCGGGATGTGCAGGACGCGGGTGACCTCGGCGGCCAGCTCGGCCGGCACCAGCTCCAGGACGACCGCGAAGGCGCCGGCGTCCTGGACGGCCTTGGCGTCCCGCAGGAGCTGCGCGGCGGCCTCCTCGCCGCGGCCCTGGACGCGGTAGCCCATGGCGTTGACGGACTGCGGGGTCAGGCCGATGTGCGCCATCACGGGGATGCCGGACTCGACGAGCAGCTCGATCTGGCGGTGCGAGCGCTCGCCGCCCTCCAGCTTGACCGCGCCGACGCCGGCCTCCTTGACCAGCCGGGTCGCCGAGCGCAGCGCCTGCACCGGGCCCTCCTGGTAGGAGCCGAAGGGCAGGTCGCCGACGATCAGGGCGCGCGAGGTGCCCCGGACGACGGCCGCCGACAGCATGGTCATCTCGTCGAGGGTGACGGGCACGGTGGTCTCGTAGCCGAGGTGGCAGTTGCCCGCGGAGTCGCCGACGAGCATCACCGGGATGCCGGCCTCGTCGAACACGGACGCGGTCATCGCGTCGTACGCGGTGAGCATGGGCCACTTCTCGCCGCGCTCCTTGGCGAGGGCGATGTCGCGGACGGTGATGCGGCGGGTGCTCTTGCCTCCGTACAGCGCCTTCCCGGCGTCGGAGGGCTTCGCCTGAGGCGTCTGGGCAGCCGAGAGCTGCGTCATGGCAACGGCTCCTTCATGTCATCTCGAGGCGCCCTGACGGCGTCCCCGGATCAGGTCCATGGTGGCACTTCGTGCCGGGCGGGGCCAGACCGCGGTATGTGAGTTCCGCCCTGTGCCCGTGGCCGTTTCGTGACGTAAGGTTCCGGTAAGAACTTACGATACGAGACGGACCCGTATCGTTAAGACGGTACGGTCGGCACCATGACTTCTCCCGCCCCAGCCACCCGCATACCGGAGGCGGTGCACCGGCGCCGCTGGGCGATCCTCGGTGTGCTGATGCTCAGCCTCCTGATCGTCGTGCTGGACAACTCCATCCTCAACGTCGCCATCAAGACCATCTCGACGCCCGCGCCGACCGGCCTCGGCGCCACGCAGAGCGAGCTGGAGTGGGCGATCAACGCCTACACGCTCGTCTTCGCCGGGCTGCTGTTCAGCGCGGGCATCCTCGGGGACCGGCTCGGCCGCAAGAAGGTGCTGCTCGGCGGGCTCGCCGTGTTCGGCATCGGCTCGGCGCTCGCCGCGTTCTCCGGCTCGCCGGGCGAGCTGATCGCCTTCCGCGCCGTCATGGGCCTCGGCGCCGCGTTCGTCATGCCGGCCACGCTCGCGGTCCTGATGAACGTCTTCGAGCGGGACGAGCAGCCCAAGGCCATCGGCATCTGGGCCGGCGGCGTCGGCCTCGCCATCGCCATCGGGCCGATCACCGGCGGACTGCTCCTCGACCACTTCTGGTGGGGCTCGGTCTTCCTGATCAACGTGCCGATCGTGCTGCTCGCGCTCGCGCTGATGCTGTGGCTCGTCCCGGACTCGCGCGACCCGCGGCCCGGCCGCATCGACCCCATCGGTGTGGTGCTCTCCGTGGTCGGCCTGGTCCTGCTGGTCTACGGCATCATCAAGGGCGGCCAGCTCGCCGACTTCACCGACCCGGCGGTCCTGGCGACGATCGGCGCCGGCCTCGTGGTGCTCGCCGCGTTCGTGATCTTCGAGAAGCGCAGCGACCACCCGTCGATCGACATCGGGTACTTCCGCAACAAGGTCTTCTCGGCCGCGATCGGCGTCATCGCGCTGGTCTTCTTCGCCCTCATGGGCGTGACGTTCTTCTCCGTCTTCTACACCCAGAGCGTGCGCGGCTACTCGCCGCTGGAGACCGGTCTGCTGATGCTGCCGCTCGCCGCCGCGCAGATGATCTTCGCCCCGCGGGCCCGGCTCCTCGTCGACCGGTTCGGCAACCGGGCCACCACCACCGGCGCCATGGTCCTCATCGCCGCCACGCTGGCCTCCTTCGCCACGTTCGAGGCGGACACCCCGATCTGGATCCTGGAGGTCATCTTCTTCCTGATGGGTGCCGCGATGGCGCACATCATG encodes:
- the panB gene encoding 3-methyl-2-oxobutanoate hydroxymethyltransferase; this encodes MTQLSAAQTPQAKPSDAGKALYGGKSTRRITVRDIALAKERGEKWPMLTAYDAMTASVFDEAGIPVMLVGDSAGNCHLGYETTVPVTLDEMTMLSAAVVRGTSRALIVGDLPFGSYQEGPVQALRSATRLVKEAGVGAVKLEGGERSHRQIELLVESGIPVMAHIGLTPQSVNAMGYRVQGRGEEAAAQLLRDAKAVQDAGAFAVVLELVPAELAAEVTRVLHIPTVGIGAGPETDAQVLVWTDMMGLTGGRVPKFVQQYADLRRVMGDAAKAFAEDVVGGTFPSEAHSVH
- a CDS encoding MFS transporter: MTSPAPATRIPEAVHRRRWAILGVLMLSLLIVVLDNSILNVAIKTISTPAPTGLGATQSELEWAINAYTLVFAGLLFSAGILGDRLGRKKVLLGGLAVFGIGSALAAFSGSPGELIAFRAVMGLGAAFVMPATLAVLMNVFERDEQPKAIGIWAGGVGLAIAIGPITGGLLLDHFWWGSVFLINVPIVLLALALMLWLVPDSRDPRPGRIDPIGVVLSVVGLVLLVYGIIKGGQLADFTDPAVLATIGAGLVVLAAFVIFEKRSDHPSIDIGYFRNKVFSAAIGVIALVFFALMGVTFFSVFYTQSVRGYSPLETGLLMLPLAAAQMIFAPRARLLVDRFGNRATTTGAMVLIAATLASFATFEADTPIWILEVIFFLMGAAMAHIMTPISVVIMQALPREKAGSASALSNTFRQVGGALGIAVLGSVLSTAYRGGVEDKLTALPEGVRHTAGESIEATLGVAEKLGPRGEALVGPAHDAFLHAMHVTALWGAGIAVLGAVVVALFLPGRTAGPREGEEEKELVASE